One stretch of Acidobacteriota bacterium DNA includes these proteins:
- a CDS encoding exo-alpha-sialidase produces MTPSAKLSLIPLLCLTLAACTPSSDDRMPAGSNGAEEWKRDQRSFVYLSERRARYAGITRNAEGRLLILYTHQTAQQEREGSGELHLVRRTRDGDWWFYPETVFQSQQGEPRAMGTLTTLESGRIIAPFTELNDGAGGSRLRLLASEDHGETWTTSAPLGTQPLIWATPYGRPFEAGGRLLMPVHGAVSREDLAATRLQSGLLQSTDSGKSWGDWIPIAAPGPEADLSYEFPAVLPLQDGAWLAVLTERQLKKRPGLPLDIPQTLVRSYSNDQGKTWTRPEPLCVGSWASLTPMGDGTVACSFALWSAWGSMEVMFSDDGFRTIRHRIPFVEHNWLPGYGPSGWGGGWARDPIPLPPVVPNLEGNWKAGHYGFSSGLALDEDRLMLVLGQRQKGSGYTDPPHEVNLPIETERIETIVMNREREPSAPAAEPLRAHGQPDGQWYLAERWPEEEWRQKVGQPPNDVTLVLKSGRWIRLSAQYTVPYQHGPGRIMARERGYWVWKSIDGLHYRTHLQGSYSDDQGKTWKQARIEDPVPLTAAVHLGGVTFEEPDGTLVAPVYGYLNQGDMSVSLYISALVRSHDGGASWGDWSTIAYDRKNRYTAYSETQVMALSDDTWVAFLRSENRSYVPVMRAFISRTLSTDRGRTWGPPQPTAAAGVTAGLRLPDGGIALSAQNTCGWGLAVTYNYGHTWNYVLPATYFSARAGVIDDKSFWLHDANGGIVSIYRRP; encoded by the coding sequence ATGACTCCCTCAGCCAAACTCAGCCTGATCCCGCTGCTCTGCCTCACCCTTGCCGCCTGCACCCCGTCCTCGGACGACCGGATGCCGGCAGGAAGCAATGGTGCGGAGGAGTGGAAACGGGACCAGCGCAGCTTCGTCTACCTCTCGGAGAGGCGCGCCCGCTACGCCGGGATCACCCGCAACGCCGAGGGCCGGCTGCTGATCCTGTACACTCACCAGACGGCTCAACAGGAGCGGGAGGGTTCGGGAGAACTCCACCTGGTGCGCCGCACACGGGACGGGGACTGGTGGTTTTATCCGGAGACGGTCTTCCAGAGTCAGCAAGGCGAACCCCGGGCCATGGGCACCCTCACCACCCTGGAGTCCGGCCGCATCATCGCCCCCTTCACCGAGCTGAACGACGGCGCTGGCGGCAGCCGGCTGCGGCTGCTGGCTTCAGAGGACCACGGTGAGACCTGGACCACCAGTGCGCCCCTGGGGACCCAGCCCCTCATCTGGGCCACACCCTATGGAAGGCCCTTCGAGGCGGGCGGGCGGCTGTTGATGCCTGTCCACGGGGCCGTAAGCCGGGAGGACCTGGCGGCCACTCGACTGCAGTCGGGACTGCTGCAGTCCACCGATAGCGGCAAGAGCTGGGGGGATTGGATCCCGATCGCGGCTCCGGGCCCGGAGGCGGATCTCAGCTACGAGTTTCCGGCGGTGCTTCCCCTGCAGGACGGGGCCTGGCTGGCGGTCCTAACCGAAAGGCAATTGAAGAAGCGTCCCGGGCTACCCCTGGATATTCCGCAGACGCTGGTGCGGTCCTACAGCAACGACCAGGGCAAGACATGGACCCGACCGGAGCCCCTGTGCGTCGGCTCCTGGGCCAGCCTGACCCCCATGGGCGACGGCACGGTGGCCTGCTCCTTCGCCCTCTGGTCGGCCTGGGGCAGCATGGAAGTCATGTTCAGCGACGACGGCTTTCGAACCATCCGCCACCGGATCCCCTTCGTGGAACACAACTGGCTGCCCGGATACGGACCCAGCGGTTGGGGCGGAGGCTGGGCCCGGGACCCCATCCCCCTGCCACCAGTGGTCCCCAACCTGGAAGGGAACTGGAAGGCCGGCCACTACGGGTTTTCTTCCGGCCTAGCGCTGGACGAGGACCGCCTGATGCTGGTGCTGGGACAGCGGCAAAAGGGCAGCGGCTACACGGATCCGCCCCACGAAGTGAACCTTCCCATCGAGACGGAGCGGATCGAGACCATTGTCATGAATCGGGAGCGGGAGCCCTCGGCCCCGGCCGCCGAACCGTTACGGGCCCACGGCCAGCCGGACGGTCAATGGTATCTGGCCGAGAGATGGCCCGAGGAGGAGTGGCGCCAAAAGGTCGGGCAGCCGCCCAACGACGTGACCCTGGTGCTCAAGTCGGGGCGCTGGATACGCCTCAGCGCCCAATACACCGTTCCTTACCAGCACGGACCCGGCAGGATCATGGCGCGGGAGCGCGGCTACTGGGTCTGGAAGTCGATCGACGGACTCCACTACCGGACGCATCTGCAGGGCTCCTATTCCGACGATCAGGGAAAGACCTGGAAGCAGGCCAGGATTGAGGACCCGGTGCCGCTGACTGCTGCCGTGCACCTGGGAGGCGTGACCTTTGAAGAGCCGGACGGTACCCTGGTGGCTCCCGTCTACGGCTACCTGAACCAGGGAGACATGTCGGTCTCCCTCTACATCTCCGCCCTGGTGAGATCCCACGACGGAGGCGCGTCCTGGGGCGACTGGAGCACCATCGCCTACGACCGCAAGAACCGCTACACCGCCTACAGCGAGACCCAGGTGATGGCCCTTTCCGACGACACCTGGGTGGCCTTTCTCCGCAGCGAAAACCGCAGCTACGTCCCGGTGATGAGGGCCTTCATCTCCCGGACCCTCAGCACCGACCGGGGAAGAACCTGGGGCCCGCCCCAACCCACGGCCGCGGCCGGGGTGACGGCCGGACTGCGGCTGCCCGACGGAGGCATCGCCCTTTCGGCACAGAACACCTGCGGCTGGGGACTGGCCGTCACCTACAACTACGGCCACACCTGGAACTACGTGCTGCCGGCCACCTACTTCTCGGCCCGGGCCGGAGTGATCGACGACAAGTCCTTCTGGCTCCACGACGCCAACGGGGGGATCGTGTCGATCTATCGCCGGCCCTGA